AGCACGATTGCGGTGGAGCCCAGTTTGAATCGGCCCAGTTCTGCACCTTTTTCCAAGTGGATCGGTGCACGGGCGGCTTCGTCGTAACGGAAGGTTTTCAATTCGCGCTTGGGTGGCGTTACCAGCCCGGCCCAAACGGTTTCGATAGAAGCCACGATCATTGCACCCACCAGCACCACGGCCATCGGGCCGCGTTCGGTGTCGAAAATGCAGGCTACGCGTTCGTTACGGGCAAACAGTTCCGGGACGTTTTCGGCAGTGGTCTGGTTGACCGAGAAGATCCGCCCTGGGATGTAGACCATTTCCCGCAAAGTGCCGGCCAGCGGCATGTGCACGCGGTGATAATCCTTGGGCGACAGGTAGATGGTGGCGAAATCGCCGCCCATGAACGGCGCCGCGTTGGCCGCATCACCGCCCAATAGCTCCAGCACACTGAAGCTGTGGCCCTTGGCCTGGAACACCCGCCCATGCTCGATCGGGCCGAGCTGGCTGACGGCGCCATCGGCAGGGCTGAGGATCGCGCCGGGGGTTTCGTCCTGAGGGCGCGCTCCCTCTTTCAGGGCGCGAGTAAAGAAGGCATTGAAGTGCTCGTAAGCCGTCAGGTCTTCCACCAGCGCCTGGGACATGTCCACCTGGTAGCGCTTGGCGAACCAGGCCGTGAAGGCATTCTTGAACCAGCGCACTCGGCACTCGGCGATGCAGCCGGCCAGCCGCGACAGCAAATGGTGCGGCAGCAGGTACTGGGAGAGGATGAACAAGCGGTTTTTCATTAACTGTCCTTAAAAATCTTCAAAGCTCAACGGGGGTGTCAGGGTGGTTGCCCCATTCGCCCCAGGAACCGGCATAGCCTTTGACTCGCGGATAACCGAGCGCCTTGGCCACCAGATAGGTGAAGCCAGAGCGGTGGTGAGTCTGGCAGTGGGTGATGACTTCTTTGTCAGGCGTAATGCCCAGTTGTTCGAGTATTTGTGGCATGTCCTTGCGGATACGCAGGTTGCGTGCCGGGTCCATGCCTGCGGTCCATTCAAAGTTGATTGCCCCAGGGATGTGTCCGCCCCTGGCCGCAACGACTTTTTCGCCGGAATATTCGAGCGGGCCGCGCGCATCCCAGATCGCCAGGTCGCTGGCGCCCAGGCGGCTTTGCAAATATTCGCGGGTGGCGGTGGGTGCTTCGTGCAGGGTCAGGCTTACCGAGCCCGCGACTGCCGCCGGAACTTCAGTGGAGACTGGCAAGCCCTCGTCCAGCCAGGACAGCAAGCCGCCATCGAGGTAGTGATAGTTCGAATGGCCAATCACGTCCAGCAGCCAGATAAAGCGCCCGGCCCAGCCGCCGCCCTCGTCGTCATACACGACGTAGATCGCATCGGGGTTGTGGCCGAGCTCGCCGAACAGTGCCTCCAGCTCGGCATTGGC
This is a stretch of genomic DNA from Pseudomonas marvdashtae. It encodes these proteins:
- the asd gene encoding archaetidylserine decarboxylase (Phosphatidylserine decarboxylase is synthesized as a single chain precursor. Generation of the pyruvoyl active site from a Ser is coupled to cleavage of a Gly-Ser bond between the larger (beta) and smaller (alpha chains). It is an integral membrane protein.), with the protein product MKNRLFILSQYLLPHHLLSRLAGCIAECRVRWFKNAFTAWFAKRYQVDMSQALVEDLTAYEHFNAFFTRALKEGARPQDETPGAILSPADGAVSQLGPIEHGRVFQAKGHSFSVLELLGGDAANAAPFMGGDFATIYLSPKDYHRVHMPLAGTLREMVYIPGRIFSVNQTTAENVPELFARNERVACIFDTERGPMAVVLVGAMIVASIETVWAGLVTPPKRELKTFRYDEAARAPIHLEKGAELGRFKLGSTAIVLFGPDQVKWAEDLVAGSPVQMGQGLALPKA
- a CDS encoding rhodanese-like domain-containing protein; this encodes MPDFSGLPLVIEPNELLPRLDAANLILVDLTSAARYGTGHVPGARFVDPKRTQLGQPPAPGLLPANAELEALFGELGHNPDAIYVVYDDEGGGWAGRFIWLLDVIGHSNYHYLDGGLLSWLDEGLPVSTEVPAAVAGSVSLTLHEAPTATREYLQSRLGASDLAIWDARGPLEYSGEKVVAARGGHIPGAINFEWTAGMDPARNLRIRKDMPQILEQLGITPDKEVITHCQTHHRSGFTYLVAKALGYPRVKGYAGSWGEWGNHPDTPVEL